The following are encoded in a window of Vigna unguiculata cultivar IT97K-499-35 chromosome 8, ASM411807v1, whole genome shotgun sequence genomic DNA:
- the LOC114195131 gene encoding uncharacterized protein LOC114195131: MVCAIEVGNGKWHGSVGGIVCAPIDKVWSLVSETKRLPQWMPMVETCTALAGDEDEPGYVRLVSGFMFPQQDGERSWIRERLISMDSSSYTYVYVMEASNVGLDGSINSLKLVHYGDQSTLIQWSFQINPLEDVSEDSIVDYLGFLYKSCINKIEGAIVSASRNVSPA, encoded by the exons ATGGTATGT GCTATTGAAGTGGGAAATGGTAAATGGCATGGTTCAGTTGGTGGCATAGTTTGTGCACCCATTGACAAGGTTTGGAGCTTGGTCTCTGAAACTAAAAGACTACCTCAATGGATGCCAATGGTGGAAACATGCACCGCTCTGGCCGGAGATGAAGATGAACCGGGTTATGTTAGATTAGTTTCAGGTTTCATGTTTCCTCAACAAGACGGAGAAAGGTCATGGATCAGGGAGAGGTTGATTTCGATGGACTCATCATCGTATACCTATGTTTACGTAATGGAAGCTAGCAATGTAGGTTTAGATGGATCTATAAACTCACTAAAACTAGTTCATTATGGCGATCAATCAACTCTTATTCAGTGGTCTTTCCAGATAAACCCTTTGGAAGATGTATCTGAGGACAGCATAGTGGATTATCTTGGATTTCTGTACAAATCTTGCATCAATAAGATCGAGGGTGCCATAGTATCTGCTTCAAGAAATGTTTCACCTGCATAG